The candidate division WOR-3 bacterium genome includes a window with the following:
- a CDS encoding zinc ribbon domain-containing protein has product MPTYEYHCRKCGNKFSQFQKITEPALKNCPKCQGKNCVERLISGGSGLIFKGSGFYITDYKNKSSAGEKKPEKGGEKKQGASDNTP; this is encoded by the coding sequence ATGCCAACCTACGAATACCACTGCCGCAAGTGCGGAAATAAGTTCAGCCAGTTTCAGAAAATCACCGAGCCGGCATTGAAAAACTGCCCGAAGTGTCAGGGGAAAAATTGTGTTGAGCGGCTGATTTCCGGGGGCAGCGGGCTGATTTTTAAGGGCTCGGGGTTCTATATTACCGACTATAAAAATAAGAGTTCAGCGGGTGAAAAGAAGCCGGAAAAGGGCGGCGAGAAGAAGCAAGGGGCGAGTGACAACACCCCCTGA